AGCATCAGGAGAATGAAACCacagataaaataaacactgaaaacaaagcaaaataaaaccagaaatgacAGTACCCATAAATACATTACAATAGGAGCTGTGCCTTTAATGAGCCACGTTATGAGTCTAATGCAGAAGCTGGGAAGTtcattgcttctgaaaaactttatttcatcAGTTTTCTGAGGGCATCCTTGatctcctggttcctcatgctgtagacGAGGGGGTtcagtgctggaggcaccaccgaGTACAGAACTGCCATCACCaggtccagggatggggaggggatggaggggggcttcaggtaggaAAACATGCCAGTGCTGACAAACAGGGAGACGacagccaggtgagggaggcacgtggaaaaggctttgtgccatCCCTGCTCAGAGGGGATCCTCAGCACggccctgaagatctgcacataggacagcacaatgaaaataaaagcactaaATGCTAAACAAAGACAAACCACAAGAAGCCCAGCTTCCCTCATGGAGgagtctgagcaggagagcttgaggatctgggggatttcacagaagaactggtccacagcattgccttggcagagaggaagagaaaatgtattGGCAGTGTGCAGGAGAGCATAGAGGAaaccactgccccaggcagctgctgccatggtggcacaggctctgctgcccaggagggtcccgtagtgcaggggcttgcagatggccaCGTAGCGGTCGTAGGCCATGATGGT
This Cygnus olor isolate bCygOlo1 unplaced genomic scaffold, bCygOlo1.pri.v2 S100, whole genome shotgun sequence DNA region includes the following protein-coding sequences:
- the LOC121063056 gene encoding olfactory receptor 14C36-like, producing the protein MSNSSSITEFLLLAFADTRELQLLHFGLFLGIYLAALLGNGLILTAVACHHRVHTPMYFFLLNLALLDLGSISTTVPKAMVNFLWDTRAISYWGCAAQVFLFLFLMTAEYSVLTIMAYDRYVAICKPLHYGTLLGSRACATMAAAAWGSGFLYALLHTANTFSLPLCQGNAVDQFFCEIPQILKLSCSDSSMREAGLLVVCLCLAFSAFIFIVLSYVQIFRAVLRIPSEQGWHKAFSTCLPHLAVVSLFVSTGMFSYLKPPSIPSPSLDLVMAVLYSVVPPALNPLVYSMRNQEIKDALRKLMK